The window taatataacatcaatggaacaataaaaaattatagatacgttggagacctatcaagggtctatccccgacggtttctgggtcgtgtgggaaggacccccctatcgcagtcactcacttggcgacggttcaaaaCACCGTCGCAGAAagtggttaaaaaccatttgtatagcacctcgatgtACCAGTGTCTTCCCCCGTGTTATGACCTCGGGGTTCTTTTTAAGCCGTTCTCCCTCCCGTATGTACTCCTCCATGTGGTGGTTGACGTAGTAGCCGTGTGAATCAGTGTTTTCTAGCTGCTGAATGCAACAAAAGTCAGTTTTGTGGCCAAAGCATATCGCTTTAAATTTCTAGAACTTGTGATATCCGTCTCAGATCACTCCTTCCCGGCTAGTATAATCAATGAGTGCTTCATGGAGAACCTTCTTGATGTGTCTGTAGTCTTTCTCCTCTTTCCTCATCGAATCCAAGAAATAAGTTTTGGCGAACTTCGGGGTAATAATGATGAGGACACAATGTTCTCTACGTAAAAAGTAGAGAAAAAACAATTATTCTCGAGTATATAATGTTTTGACATGGAAGCAGAACGAGATTGTATGAAAGAATAGTGTGTACCAAGTAATGAATGACTTACTTCGGATAATAGGGCACTAGAAGGCAATCCTTTTACATGTTGGCAAGCATGAGGTCTGTCAGGTAGTTCCTCATAGCTTGACGGGGCGAGGTTGATGTTGGTCTCGTGCATGAGGTAGGGGTCCCCTACTGCGACAACCTTGTTGAGCTCACATTTGGCAATGTAGGCGCTACTGATTTCCCAAAGGCGTATTAAGGAAGGACCAAGCTTGTATAGGTGGAATAGGTTGAAGATATCTTCAAATGGCACATAGAACTTGTCCGCGGGTAAAATGTCGCACAAACCAATATTAGGCGGCACCATCACTGTGAAAACAGGGCGATGTCCACCTGCATGAGAAAATGCGCACTTCTCCCCACAGAGAATTGTGTCATGTAGAACCCTCAATTATGTCTGCAGAAGATTGCCGAGCTCCTTTGGAAGGATGGGTTCACCTGGGGAATGGTAAGTCTGCCATGCAACATGATGACCTACTTCTTTATTATTTTCAACCGATTGGTTGGCGGCGACAGTGCCCTTCTTACCATTTCCTGGTCGCCTCCTCTTCTTGCGTGACATGTTAGGCTGGCTGGTTGCACCGCCCATCAGTGCATTTGCTAGCGTCGCATTGAGTGTGTTTGGACCCAACGACACTCCCCTGGATGCTGGCACTTATGTGTTTGGTGGCGTGAAGTTCTCGTTGAACAGACTCTTCTGGCAAAGAACAACACGCTGATTAGCTTGGATAgcaggtgaaaggatcgagaagagggatctagggggtgattagacccttaataagaaaaagtagcagtttttagatTCTTGAAGTTAAGGTTGAGagttagcacaagtttaagcattcaaaatacatttcaagcaagcatgacaagagtatatgcatcggaaagagtaaagcatgctaattgcaagaaagtaaagggatgggattggagtgtgcaaacgcaatgaagacatggagatttttggagtggtttcgataggtggtgctatcgtacatccacgttgatggagacttgaacccacgaagggtaacggttgcgcgagtccatggaggctccacccacgaagggtccacaaagaagcaaccttgtctacctCACCGTGGCcaccgcccacaaaggacttgcttcactcgggtagatcttcacgaagtaggcgatcttcttgcccttacaaacttcttggttcaactccacaacttgacggaggctctgaagcgacacctaaccaatctaggagacaccactctccaaaagataatagatggtgtgttatgatgaactccttgctcttgtgcttcaaatgatagtctccccaacactcaactctcccacACAAATttagatatggtggaaagatgattttagtggaaagcaacttggggaaggctagaaatcaagattcttgttgtaGGATTAgactatcttgatctcaacacatgagtaggtggttctctctcaaaaaatgtatggtggaagtgtaggcacattctgatggctctctcacatatggagaagggggtggagggggtatgtatagcctccacacaaaatccaaccgttacagacaattgacccatctcggtgagaccgaatagttaaacttgatgggaccgattagttcaaaatgtgaatgttaggaatctcggtgcgaccgactggaacaactcggtgggaccgatgtgctagggctttagGGCAAACAttatctcggtggcaccgattgcatcaactcggtgagacagaagtgaagcaataaggcaacagagagaATGTCAAGCCAACGCGGTGAGAGCGAAATAAATGCAACAAGTCACAAagagttggcaaggccatctcggtgagaccgaaatattagggtttctggcagtggctatgtcatgaaCTCGGTGACGCCGAATAGGAAGAATTGGAGGGTCCGAGTTGGACTTTAGGGTTTttacatatttggatggagaaagtggttgaggattttggagcaatatcactaatcatttgagcaagcaagccattaagcaacacctcatcccattttaatactattggctttcctatggactcaatgtgatcttggatcactaaaacaaaGATGAAGAGTATTAAGCTTTTGCCAACGCATGTCCTTAgcaccttgaaggggttccacatcgtcTTGTCCTTTCCacaccattgttgaacttgtctgaaatacactagataaacacattagtccaacaagagatatgttgacattaattaccaaaatcacccagggagcacttgtgctttcaatctcccccttttttgtaattgatgacaacatacatcaaagccatAAGTAAATGATATTAAGAgtggcaagtaaagctttggaggaacaagtgtgacgcccccgattcaatcgtacactaatcatgcatgcaaatgtgtatgatcaagatcagggactcacgggaagatatcacaacacaactctaaaagtaaaataagtcatgcaagcatcatattgcaagccaggggcctcgagggctcgaatacaagtgctcaaacaTAAACGAGtcggcgaaagcaacaatatctgagtccagacataagttaaacaagttgccataagatggctagcacaaactgggatacagattgaaagaggcgcaggcctcctacctgggatcctcctaaactactcctggtcgtcgtcagcggcctgcacgtagtagtaggcacctccagtgtagtaggagtcgtcgttgacggtggcgtctggctccttggCTCCAACGTctagttgcggcatccgagaagaagaggaaaaaggggggaaagagggaacaaagcaaccgtgagtactcgtccaaagtactcgcaagcaaggatctacactacatatgcatgggtatatgtgtaaagaggcaatatcggtggactgaactgcagaatgcaagaataagagggggatagctagtcctatcgaagactacgcttatggcagcctccgtcttgcagcatgtagaagagagtagattgaagtcctccaagtagcatcgcatagcataatcctatccgGCGATCCTTCCCTCGTCTCCCTGtgaaaaagcgatcaccgggttgtctctgaaaCTTGTctgggtgttttattaagtatccggttctagttgtcataaggtcaaggtacaactcctggtcgtccttttaccgagggacatggctattcgaatagataaacttccctgcaggggtgcaccacataacccaacacgctcgatcccctttggctggacacactttcttgggtcatgcccggcctcgaacgatcaacacgtcgcagccccacctaggcacaacggagaggtcagcacgccggtctaaatcctatgcgcgtaggggtctgggcccatcgcccgttgcacacctgcatgttgcgagggcggccggtgagcagacctagcaacctccattacaaaggaagttgtgttacacggtccaacccggcgcgcgtcgtTCTACTGACgttaagaaggcttcggctgataccatgatgtcgagtgcccataactattcccgcctagttggttagtgcgtataggccagtggccagactgagATCAAATACcaggatctcgttaagcatgttattttgaagtaaccgcggacgccgaccagggccaggcccacctgtctcctaggtggtctcaacctgccctatccttccgccacaaagtaacagtcaggggccgtcgggaacccaggcccacctctaccgagatGGAGCCACCTGACCTTCCAGCcctcacatcggaatcacttgcgggtactctacgagccgacccaactttagtcaccatccgtatagtatgtatgtatgtaagtatctacccgtgatcacctcccgagtgatcacggcccgatagtatagcaaggcagacggacaagaatgtagggccgcagatgataaactagcatcctatactgagcatttaggattgcaagtaaggtatcaacaattgtagcaacaatgataggttatgcaacagaataggattaactgaaacagtaacatgctacactactctaatgcaagaagtagagtgaAGGAAtagggcgatatctggtgatcccaggggggcttgcctggttgctctggcaaggaggggtcgtcaactccgtagtcgaactgggggtcaccggcagtctgggggtctaccgaaaagaagNNNNNNNNNNNNNNNNNNNNNNNNNNNNNNNNNNNNNNNNNNNNNNNNNNNNNNNNNNNNNNNNNNNNNNNNNNNNNNNNNNNNNNNNNNNNNNNNNNNNNNNNNNNNNNNNNNNNNNNNNNNNNNNNNNNNNNNNNNNNNNNNNNNNNNNNNNNNNNNNNNNNNNNNNNNNNNNNNNNNNNNNNNNNNNNNNNNNNNNNNNNNNNNNNNNNNNNNNNNNNNNNNNNNNNNNNNNNNNNNNNNNNNNNNNNNNNNNNNNNNNNNNNNNNNNNNNNNNNNNNNgggcacaataaataacagagcaatcaaagcatcacaaagcgtaacatggcaatacgcggtgctaggtgtgccctaacgcggtagtaggtgataccagcgaaagggcgaaacatccgggaaagtatccccggtgtttcgtgttttcggacaagtgaaccggagggggatagttgtgtgttcgctatgctagggatatgTGGCGGACGAACTGGCTGCATATTCGGATTCTTCATgtttttttgagcaactttcatgtttaaagcattttcatccgagttacggtttattttatatgatttttcgaaGTTTTAAACATATGCCGAAAATTTCCTGGATTTagtttaattcgaaaataaaatgGTCTATTACTTTGTAAACACAGAGGCAGCTAGCCTATTTGTATGACAGTGGGCCAAGGGGGTCCAGTCAGCATGCATAGTCAGCAATTGACCAAGTCAACTTTGACCAGTCAAACTGGCAGGTTGGGGCCACCTGTCAGTGAGACATTTTTTAACAGGTCTATTTGCTGATTTAATTAGGTTTAACTAGAtgtggtcccgcatgtcattgagagATTTATTTAACATACTTCTAATTAAAAGAGGGCCCATGTCATTGGCTAGCAATTAAACTAACTAGAAATTACCCCCTAAGCTAATAATACGGGCCAGCCAGTGGTGGCTGTACACACGCACGCACACCACACATGCCCAGCCATGGCCACGGCCATATCTACTAGATCGGcaacgcgccttggcgcgagggggCCGGTCCAAGCGTTTTGCCTATGTCATTAGGAACTTAGGCATAGCATTTACACTTATACAGGGTAATACTAAATTAAAGAAAAATTCAATTGCGGTAAAAAATAAAGCACGATGGAGCACAAGATAAACATTGGTTTATAAGGCAGAATCAAACTTGGTGCGTTTACATGACCACAAAAGATAGCCATTTGACATCAGGTTCAATACCAAAAGCGAGAACACATAAGAGAAGGTAATAAGAGCAGGAACATAATAAACATTGTCAATTAAGGAGTCATTATTACTAAGCATACTAATAGGCGCCGTAATCCATCCGGCTTGTCGATGTACTTCACAGGGACTACCTCGCACGAACCTGATACAAACAAACTGTGAGATGTATGTAATTGAATGATTTATGTACTCAAGCATCAACCCTACTATCTTGAACTTGAACAATAAGCCAATCAGAATCAATATGGTCTAAGCAAGCAATAGCCCTTATCTAATATAGGAAACACACAACATAGAAAGCATCACATGAGAGGTAAGGTGGTATACAGAGGAATGCAAGAACTTGCAGCGGCGTTGTGTGGCAATGTAATGGAGAGTACCTATTGTTTGTTTCTGTGACAGGGGTTGATGTGGTTTCCCTTCCAGTGGCATGCTGTGGATGAGCAATGGTTAAGGAAAACGAGCATTAAGCACTGGAGGATAACACAGAGGGATGAAAGTATTGTGCCGTCGTTTACCTCGGAAAGCACTTTCTGGCTGGTCTGTGGAGTATTATGATGGTTAGGAGGCAACACAGCAGCTCCTTGTTTATCCTCAGGCTGGGGTTTCTGCTTGGCGGCAGTCAGTAAAGAGAGCTGGTTGCCCAGGGCATTGGCCTTATCATAGAGAGTCGAGGACCAGAACTCCTCAGCCTGAAGTTTCCTTTTGCATATTTTCAGCTCTGCAAAGTTTGCATCATCGATTGTGACTATACCTGTTTTCTGTAGGTACGCGAGGGCAGCAACACATGTAGATTCGATGTGTGGGGCATGGAATTCCTTTCTTGTGCTTGACATGCTTTTGCTGTGGGGAGGTAGGTCAATGGAGAGAGAGACGTCGACATCATCGCTGCTTGTACCGGTAAAAGTGAATGGATGGAGTGTGCCACCAATTGTTTCAATTGCTCGTTCAAGAATGAATTGCTTGCTGATGGTGACGTGGATTGGAGACAGCTTTGATTGTACAGGAGGTAAACTTTTTATATTAGCATGCCATGAGCCATGAAATTGAGGAATGAAGAGAAGAACGATACAATAAGAGCTTTCAACTAACCGGAGGAAGGTTCTTGATCAGCAGCCCATCATCTATCGGGACGTTCACGAACGAGGTTGCCATTGCGGAGGATCCATCAGCCATGGTGTTGCCTGAACTGGAAGAGGAGCTCGGTGCAGAGTAGGCAGCTGATGGAAGGCCAACTTTCTCAAACACAGTATCCAAGATGATATGGCGAAACCTGGTTCAGAAATCATGACACAGTAAGAATGGAGTGAATGTGTTATTGTAAAGGCAGGGGGTAAGGCAAATGCCAGTCGATGTCAACCTATATGTAATTTCAGGAAATTTGCAGGAATTTTTTATCAGTGTGAATTTGTTATTTGTAAGAAAAAAAATTAAGCTCTGGGACAACTCTGTATGTAATTTCATACATCACAGCTTTAATATAGCTCAGGACATGATAAAGAACGTTTGTTTTTTACTGGAGAGCAAATCAGTACATGTGGTAGATGCAGTAAATGAGATAGGTTTAAAATTGAACGTGGTGAGCCCGAGTATGCACAGCCCCTAGATGAGACATGTGTTTCTCTTCAGAGACGGACGCGAGATGCTATGCCAATCAGTTTTTTTGTCAGTCATCTAGTAAAATCAGAGGGGGGATGTGACGGGTGTCAGCTCACCTGTGCAAGCCCCCGCAGACAGTTGTTGGTGGAGCAGGCGGAAGGCGCTGGGTTAGGAACAGGGAGTTTCTCGGGCGCCAGCGTGATCTGATCACGGAGCTCGTCGGCGGCCATCACGTTCTGATCAAG is drawn from Triticum dicoccoides isolate Atlit2015 ecotype Zavitan chromosome 6B, WEW_v2.0, whole genome shotgun sequence and contains these coding sequences:
- the LOC119322818 gene encoding uncharacterized protein LOC119322818, giving the protein MADGSSAMATSFVNVPIDDGLLIKNLPPLSPIHVTISKQFILERAIETIGGTLHPFTFTGTSSDDVDVSLSIDLPPHSKSMSSTRKEFHAPHIESTCVAALAYLQKTGIVTIDDANFAELKICKRKLQAEEFWSSTLYDKANALGNQLSLLTAAKQKPQPEDKQGAAVLPPNHHNTPQTSQKVLSEHATGRETTSTPVTETNNRFVRGSPCEVHRQAGWITAPISMLSNNDSLIDNVYYVPALITFSYVFSLLVLNLMSNGYLLWSCKRTKFDSAL